Proteins from one Thermococcus bergensis genomic window:
- a CDS encoding IS982 family transposase (programmed frameshift), translating into MVVMNFQQEILIIKSEIYPIISKHYPKNTHREIISLYDLITFAILAHLHFNGVYKHAYRVLIEEMKLFPKIRYNKLTERLNRHEKLLLLAQEELFKKHAREYVRILDSKPIQTKELARKNRKDKEGSSEVISEKPAVGFVPSKKKFYYGYKLTCYSDGNLLALLSVDPANKHDVSVVREKFWVIVEEFSGCFLFLDKGYVSRELQEEFLKFGVVYTPVKRENQVSNLEEKKFYKYLSDFRRRIETLFSKFSEFLLRPSRSVSLRGLAVRILGAILAVNLDRLYNFTGGGN; encoded by the exons GTGGTTGTTATGAACTTTCAGCAGGAAATCCTGATCATAAAATCCGAAATCTATCCGATAATCAGCAAACACTACCCGAAAAACACTCACAGGGAAATAATCAGCCTCTACGACCTAATAACCTTCGCAATACTAGCACACTTGCACTTTAACGGAGTTTACAAGCACGCTTACAGAGTCCTAATCGAAGAAATGAAGCTGTTCCCCAAAATCAGGTACAACAAACTAACAGAACGCTTGAACAGGCACGAAAAACTCCTGCTCCTAGCGCAGGAAGAATTATTCAAAAAACACGCCAGAGAATACGTTAGAATACTGGACTCAAAGCCCATTCAGACCAAGGAGTTGGCCAGAAAAAACAGGAAGGATAAGGAGGGTTCTTCAGAAGTCATCTCTGAAAAGCCCGCAGTTGGGTTTGTTCCCTCTA AAAAAAAGTTTTACTATGGGTACAAGCTGACCTGTTACTCTGATGGAAATTTGCTGGCTTTGCTGTCCGTTGATCCGGCGAATAAGCATGATGTGAGTGTTGTCAGGGAAAAGTTCTGGGTGATTGTTGAGGAGTTTTCTGGCTGTTTTCTGTTTTTGGATAAGGGTTACGTTAGTAGAGAACTTCAGGAGGAATTCCTGAAGTTTGGCGTTGTTTACACGCCGGTGAAGCGGGAGAATCAGGTTAGTAATCTGGAGGAGAAGAAGTTTTACAAGTACTTGTCTGACTTTCGCAGGAGGATTGAGACTTTGTTTTCGAAGTTTTCTGAGTTTCTTCTGAGGCCGAGCAGGAGTGTTAGTTTGAGGGGGTTAGCTGTCAGGATTTTAGGGGCGATTCTGGCCGTGAATCTGGACAGATTATACAACTTCACAGGTGGTGGGAACTAG
- a CDS encoding ribose-phosphate diphosphokinase: MKIVLGSGAYHMAEEVKMKAGEYNKEVLDVEIKKFPDGEKYVRVLGDGKEAVVVQSTFNPQDEHLIELLLLGDALRERGFEHLKAVVPYLAYSRQDRVTKEGEPISVRAVMKALGLYYDELYVFDLHNPKTLEYFPGRAVNLSPARAIAEYFREKLGEGLVLAPDKGALARAKAVAELLNLEFSYFEKKRISPTEVQMTPVEVDVSGKNVLIVDDIISTGGTMVKAANILREMGAGKIFVVATHGVFAEGAIERVSKAVDELAVTNTIPTPVSKISLVEDILRL; encoded by the coding sequence ATGAAAATAGTGCTGGGAAGTGGAGCTTATCACATGGCTGAAGAAGTTAAGATGAAGGCAGGCGAATACAACAAGGAAGTTTTAGACGTTGAGATAAAGAAGTTCCCCGACGGAGAAAAGTACGTCAGAGTCCTTGGAGATGGAAAAGAAGCTGTTGTTGTTCAGTCTACTTTTAATCCTCAGGATGAGCACCTTATTGAGCTTCTCCTCCTAGGGGATGCGCTTAGAGAGAGGGGGTTTGAGCATCTTAAGGCAGTGGTACCATATCTGGCTTATTCAAGGCAGGACAGAGTTACCAAAGAAGGAGAACCGATAAGCGTTAGAGCAGTTATGAAGGCTCTGGGTCTCTATTACGATGAGCTTTACGTCTTTGACCTTCACAATCCAAAAACTCTGGAATACTTCCCGGGAAGGGCAGTTAACTTAAGCCCTGCCAGAGCCATAGCCGAGTACTTCAGGGAAAAGCTTGGTGAAGGGTTAGTTTTAGCTCCCGATAAAGGTGCATTAGCGAGGGCAAAAGCTGTTGCGGAGCTTCTCAATTTAGAGTTCAGCTACTTCGAGAAGAAGCGCATCTCTCCAACTGAAGTTCAGATGACCCCGGTGGAAGTTGATGTGAGTGGGAAAAACGTGCTCATAGTGGATGACATCATAAGTACTGGAGGCACTATGGTAAAGGCCGCTAACATACTACGGGAGATGGGCGCTGGAAAAATATTTGTTGTTGCAACCCATGGGGTCTTCGCTGAAGGAGCTATCGAGAGAGTTAGCAAAGCAGTTGATGAACTTGCCGTTACAAATACTATTCCTACTCCAGTTTCAAAAATAAGCCTTGTGGAAGATATTTTGAGGCTTTAA
- a CDS encoding DUF1614 domain-containing protein, with translation MRKYFFLPLTLPFLILLILLLPIIFILFASTITLAFQKLGLPLPVAFTLFWASLIGSFINIPVKEIRSYGPIVRVAKVSFFGITYPVPYIDWGEQKTVVSVNVGGALVPLSVVLYEVLRLIILGQSDLLIRVVVAVLISAIISKAFSRPVKGLGIAIPTFVPPLVAALLAITIGAPNRPLVAYTSGTLGVLIGADLLNWDKFKDLGAPMVSIGGAGTFDGIFLAGVIAVLLV, from the coding sequence GTGAGGAAATACTTTTTTCTACCTTTGACTTTGCCTTTCTTGATTCTTCTGATTCTCTTGTTGCCAATCATTTTCATACTCTTTGCGAGTACCATAACGCTGGCATTTCAGAAGCTGGGGCTTCCTCTTCCAGTTGCTTTTACTCTGTTTTGGGCGTCATTAATAGGAAGCTTCATCAACATTCCGGTTAAGGAGATCAGAAGTTACGGACCGATTGTAAGGGTTGCCAAAGTGTCGTTTTTTGGCATCACGTACCCCGTTCCTTACATTGACTGGGGTGAGCAAAAAACAGTAGTCAGTGTTAATGTTGGGGGTGCTCTTGTTCCCCTAAGTGTGGTTCTCTATGAGGTATTGAGGCTCATAATTCTCGGACAAAGTGACCTTTTGATTAGGGTGGTAGTTGCTGTTCTTATCTCAGCGATAATTAGCAAAGCCTTTTCAAGACCTGTGAAAGGGCTGGGGATAGCAATCCCAACTTTTGTTCCTCCATTGGTTGCTGCCCTCCTTGCAATTACCATAGGTGCCCCGAACAGGCCTTTGGTAGCATATACCAGCGGCACACTTGGCGTTTTAATAGGGGCCGATCTGTTAAATTGGGACAAGTTTAAAGATCTTGGAGCTCCAATGGTCAGCATAGGCGGTGCTGGCACCTTCGATGGCATTTTTCTTGCCGGAGTTATTGCAGTTTTGCTGGTATGA
- a CDS encoding ASCH domain-containing protein, translating to MRGLIVKEPFASWIVEGKKIWEIRKSSTKIRGEVYIINKGFAIGKAELVDVLGPFTPEELKAHKEKHLAEYEFLKEYSNGKKLYAWVFKNPVKFDKPLEVIMPKGAQIWVNIRGFRE from the coding sequence ATGAGGGGATTAATAGTCAAAGAACCATTTGCTTCTTGGATTGTAGAAGGAAAGAAAATATGGGAAATTAGGAAGAGCTCTACCAAGATTAGGGGAGAAGTTTACATTATAAACAAGGGCTTTGCAATAGGAAAAGCTGAACTTGTGGATGTTCTGGGACCTTTCACACCCGAGGAACTAAAAGCGCATAAAGAAAAGCATTTAGCAGAATATGAGTTCTTGAAGGAATACTCAAATGGCAAGAAGCTCTATGCGTGGGTTTTCAAAAACCCAGTAAAATTTGACAAGCCTTTGGAGGTTATAATGCCGAAAGGTGCTCAAATATGGGTTAATATCAGGGGGTTCAGGGAGTGA